The nucleotide window TAATTGAACACCATTTTTAATACATCTAGTTAGTACATAATCAATGCAATGATAAGAACATCATTATTGAGAGAAAATCACAATGTCTCTAGTGAATTAGTTTTGTAACCCATGTCTATTTTGCGTTGATTGGTTAAAAACAGATAGCCTACATTACTTTTATTAGTTCAAAACAATCAGCTTGCTTGCAAGAGAAAATGTTGCTCTCAAAAAGAATGGCTGATTTAGAAAATAGAAGTTTCCCTGAAGAATGGACAGAGACATATCATCTTACCACATTTCTCAGATGCCTAaccagtgtgtcttgtttgcaacaaaaCTGTCTCTGTTTGCAAATTATTACATCTGTGTCATATAATTCCAGTCAATGTAGCCTACATTCAAAAgttacctttccaccccagagagAGGCACGATGCAGAACAATAtaagctttaactgctggctactcttctgTGGTTTAACCCAACAAGAGAAGGTCACAAGTGAGTCCCTAAAAGCTGCCTGGGTTTAAATATATTGTATTTTACAGAAAGTATATAGTTCAATTGATAGATACAGAGTTCCACATTGTTAGGCTATTAGATTACTTGCCAAGCAAAGTATATATTTTTCCATAAACCCTGGCCAGCTAACATGTGGAGTGCTGACATGTCTCCTGGTGTAGTGGGTTCtggtccaaactgagcaatgacAAAACCCAAAACGGTTAGTCTTACACATGTATGCTATTTCCCATGTAAAAGATTTAAAAAATCATCACCAATGTGGCATTTTTTCCATTAAAATGCTCAGAATTTGAGAAGATTAACCCTTTCTCTCATGTCTAACTACCAGTAAGGCTGAAGGACAGGACAGGTGGGCACAGCAACATCCAATCCTGTCATACATTACATCATGCTTTCACAAATGATTTCTTTATCCAACCATTTTTTTTCTTAATTTCTGTGCTCACTTGgctatgttttgtgtgtgtgtgtgtgtgtgtgtgtgcgtgcagagaGACTCTGGAGAGGGGAGTGGCTGTCAGTCAATCAGGGATAAATAGAGAGGCAGAGCTCAGAGTTTGTCAGAAGGCGGACCTGACAGGGTcacacacaggaccaagcaggagCAGGACCTCAGCATTTTGATCATTTTCTACAAATGGAGGAACATGAAGATATTCAATACTGTTTTCAAGACAGAAACTCTTCTTGCAGAAAGACTTTGCCATCGACATCTATCTACATAACACTGTACATCTTCTTCTCATTGCTTTCAGCAGTTACAGTATTTTTTAACATACTGGTGatcatctccatctctcacttCAAGCAGCTCCACACTCCAACCAACCTGCTCATCCTCTCTCTGGCTGTGGCAGATGTCCTGGTGGGACTGATTGTGATACCAGTAACGACTGTAGCATTAATGGAACCATGCTGGGGTTTTGGGGAATATTTCTGTGTTTTTTATTTCTACATCACTTGTTTATGTGCTTCTTTATCTCTGGGCAGTTTGGTGTTGATATCTATTGACCGCTATGTTGCTGTGTGTGATCCCTTATTGTACCACTctagaataacaataacaagaatGATGTGTTGTATATTCATTACCTGGTGTTTTTATATCATATATGATGCTGCTATTATAAAAATATTTGTAAATGTACAGGTACCCAGTCAGTGTTTGAAAGAATGTTTTATTGTTGAAGGGTTTATGTGGGGTAATATCATTGACCTGGTAATTACAATGGTTGTCCCATGTTCTATTATTCTAACACTTTATTTGAAAATCTTTGTGGCGGCCAGATCACAGGCCAGAAAGGTATTTTCAAAAGAGGCTGCCAGTGTGTCTGGTGTTAAAACTGTACAGGCAAATAAGTCTGAGAGAAAAGCAACAAAAACTCTATCTATTGTTGTTTTCAACTATCTCATTTGTTGGATTCCAattcaattttatttattttttcttttaGTTGACAATGTATCATCATTCATCATCAGCTTTCTGCCACTTGTTAATTCCTTAATTAATCCAATAATTTATGCTTTCTTTTATCCATGGTTCAAAGTGACAGCTAAACGTATTTTAACTCGGGTGAAGTTAAGGCGTTCATAGTTTCTATGTTTTTATTCTCTAGTTTGACATAATTATGTTAtactgttttgttgttgttattacttCTTTCATGTAACAATATATTGGCATTACTTCGCTCCGTGTTCTCGTCATAGATACATGTGGGGTTGATACAGAATGATTTTCCTGAGTTGAATTGGAATGAGTTGGAGAATGCATAAGAAGGCATAAGCTTGTTTTATAAAATACATTGTAGTCATTTTGGGTTGTATATTCCAAATACTAAAGTCTGTGGTTGTTCCATATTATTTAATAATAAATTGTATGTAATTAttcaaaaagtacattttgaggATGTCTATGTTGTTTAACATCACCCTCTGGTGGCTTAATTGGACACAATGTCTTTAACAAGTGTAGTAAAGTTGAAATGTACAATACCTCATGATATCAGATAACATCCAGGTCTAAATCAATGGTCTATTGTAGTAGTTGATGGTAAAATGTAAGAATATGCAAGTAtgggtaacactttataataacaTTCAGTAATAAACCATTTGTAAGGCATTTACAGTTTGTTCACcattaatcattactcccacattaGTTAAATGTTAGTCAGCTAGGTATTCTCACATTTATAAATAACTACTATATGTATTAATGATTAAACACAACAGTGCAGGAGACTGTAGCAGACACTTCAACCTCAACATACTGGGTATgaacactaccactactctcactacaTCACTGCTGCCAGGTCAGGGGTCAAAGCAGAGCAGCTCTCTCAGATACTGTTTACTCTGAATGAATATAGAGATTAGTAAGACTTTATAATAACACTTtgtaataaaccatttataattGATTAGTAAATAGTTTATTCATCATTCATTTATCATTACTCCCAGATGTGTTTTAATAATCTAGTTATTCACACATTTATAAACAACTTGTATAGTATGTAATAATGATTCAGCAGATCGTTCATCAGATGTTTAATACATGTCCTTATAAACCATGTACTAATCATTAGTAAAGTCGTTTTGAAGTCTCTAATCTAAAGTGAGGATTATTCTTACGTTCTTAATACTTTATGtgttttgagtgaccagtgtaatttatCACAATAAGATGGACATGCTGTTGGTAGATattccagcagtacctgatgcTCCTTCAGGTCTCAAAATGACCTAGAACATATAAACGGTTAAACaataaatacacaacacagaggatgttaaaggaaatatattgaacattttattcCAAAACAGTCACTCTGTTGTAGTAGTGTGCTGAAGGAAGTAACGTGTTTTGTCTGAAATTGACAGCATTTGTGTTTGTTGGCAGTGACTACAAAAACCAAAGTATGGATTGCAGTCACTCATTAGAGCAGTTCTtaaactgcttacagggtaagggaAACTATATCTAAATACATAATTTAATTGAACATTACGTTTAAATGGTTACCACCTCTAATACACTACAAGTGAAGTTGTCCAAATACTTATTACTttttcaaatggggggactagatacataaggTGTTTTTGAAAattccctcaaataaaaggtgacattctataATGTctcctcatatgaaacatttgatctcaaatccataGTACTGGAGTAAAGATCCTCATTTAAAAACTGTTTCACTGCAGTGTTTtacacccactgggcacactggttgaatcaacgacGTCAGGATGAAGTGGTTGGTGCCGTTCAGTGGGAACGGGCAATCTCTGTGGCAGCGGAGCGATGATCCAGTCCTGCAGAAACGTCCTTGAAGATGATGTGGAGGGCCTCACCAGGAGATCGACAGAGCCCCTCTTCTGTAGGGGGCGTCACCGGGAGGTAGACAGCTCTCCTCTTCTGTAGGGGGCGTCACCGGGAGGTCGACAGCGCTCCTCTTCTGTAGGGGGCATCACCGGGAGGTAGACATCTCTCCTCTTCTGTAGGGGGCGTCACCGGGATGTCGACAGCTCTCCTCTTCTGTAGAGTGTGTCACCGGGAGGTTGACAGCGCTCCTCTTCTGTAGAGGGCATCACCGGGAGGTAGACATCTCTCCTCTTCTGTAGAGTGCGTCACCGGGAGGTAGACAGCGCTCCTCTTCTGTAGAGGGCATCACCGGGATGTCGACAGCTCTCCTCTTCTGTAGAGTGCGTCACCGGGAGGTAGACATCTCTCCTCTTCTGTAGAGGGCATCACCGGGAGGTAGACATCTCTCCTCTTCTGTAGGGGGCGTCACCGGGAGGTTGGCAGCGCTCCTCTTCTTTTTCAGAGAGCATCACGAGCGGGTTCAGAGATACAGCCACCGGTGAGGCATGGAACTCTGGGATGGTTATGGTTTACCTGAACGGGACAACCTTCCCCGGGTGGTGTGACATGAAactgtctgttgtcatggtgtaGCGGCAGCTCCAGCACCAGTCTGT belongs to Salmo trutta chromosome 20, fSalTru1.1, whole genome shotgun sequence and includes:
- the LOC115155325 gene encoding trace amine-associated receptor 13c-like gives rise to the protein MEEHEDIQYCFQDRNSSCRKTLPSTSIYITLYIFFSLLSAVTVFFNILVIISISHFKQLHTPTNLLILSLAVADVLVGLIVIPVTTVALMEPCWGFGEYFCVFYFYITCLCASLSLGSLVLISIDRYVAVCDPLLYHSRITITRMMCCIFITWCFYIIYDAAIIKIFVNVQVPSQCLKECFIVEGFMWGNIIDLVITMVVPCSIILTLYLKIFVAARSQARKVFSKEAASVSGVKTVQANKSERKATKTLSIVVFNYLICWIPIQFYLFFLLVDNVSSFIISFLPLVNSLINPIIYAFFYPWFKVTAKRILTRVKLRRS